TACCCATATGAGCTACAGAAGAATAAGCAATTAAAGCCTTTAAATCTGTTTGTCGTAAACATACTAAACTAATTAAAACCCCTCCAACTAAACTAATACTAATTCATCAATAATTATATTTTACACCAGAAATTTGTAGTAAGGAAAATATTCGTAATAAACCGTATCCTCCTAATTTTAATAAAATACCAGCTAAAATTATAGATCCAGAAACTGGGGCTTCAACATGAGCCTTAGGCAATCATAAATGAACCAAAAATATAGGTATTTTTACTAAAAAAGCAAAAACTAGAGAAAGATACAATAAATTAAAGTTAGAAAATCTATAATTTAATAATAAAGTAAAAGATAATGTATTTTTTGAATTTAAAATATAAAAAATACCAATTAATAAAGGTAAAGAAGCTAAAAGAGTATAAAATAATAAATAAACCCCTGCCTGCAATCGTTCAGGTTGATACCCTCAACCTAAAATTAAAAATAATGTAGGAATTAAACTAGCTTCAAAAAATAAATAAAATATAAAAACTCTTATTGATCTAAATGTTAATACTAACATAAAAAGTAAAAATAAAATTATAAAAACAAATAACTTTTCATAATTATTTGTTGAAAATACTTTTTCACTTGCTATCAATATTAGCCCACAAATTCAAAAACTTAATAAAATTAATCCGTAAGAAACTATATCTAACCCAAAATAATAAGAGATATAA
The sequence above is a segment of the Anopheles gambiae genome assembly, organelle: mitochondrion genome. Coding sequences within it:
- the ND4 gene encoding NADH dehydrogenase subunit 4 (TAA stop codon is completed by the addition of 3' A residues to the mRNA), whose translation is MLKFIFMLMFMFPLSFLKNFYWTVQNLIFLLTFMFMINLSSLNYFNYISYYFGLDMVSYGLILLSFWICGLMLMASEKVFSTNNYEKLFVFMILFLLFMLVLTFSSMSVFMFYLFFEASLIPTLFLILGWGYQPERLQAGVYLLFYTLLASLPLLIGIFYILNSKNTLSFTLLLNYSFSNFNLLYLSLVFAFLVKMPMFLVHLWLPKAHVEAPVSGSMILAGILLKLGGYGLLRMFSLLQISGVKYNYWWISISLVGGVLISLVCLRQTDLKALIAYSSVAHMGIVLSGLLTMTYWGLTGSYALMIAHGLCSSGLFCLANISYERMGSRSLLINKGLLNFMPTLSLWWFLLCSGNMAAPPTLNLLGEISLLNSIVSWSWITMIMLSFLSFFSAAYSLYLFAYSQHGKIYSGVYFFSVGTTREFLLLMLHWLPLNLLILKSNFCMLWI